DNA sequence from the Brachybacterium sp. P6-10-X1 genome:
TGTGCGGGGGCGCCCTCCTCCGAGGCCGGCCCGGGCAGCAAGAGCCCCTCGGCGATCGGCGTGCGGGGGCCGAACTGGACCAGACAGATCCAGGTGTCCCCGCCGATGGCTGGCCAGGCCCCCTCGGCGGGGAGGATCTCGAGGCACTTGAACAGGCCGAAGTAGGTGGGTCCTCCGCTGGCCGGAGCGTCGTCGGGGTCGGTCCCGATTCGGGCGACCCGGCCGTAGGGAGCGTCGAACGGCCTGCCCAGCTCGGTCATCCGATGTGCCGCGCGGCGGAGGGCCTCGGCGGCCGCGGCCGGGTCGCGCAGTCCCCTCGGGAGCCCGCCAGCCTCGAGGGAAGGCGTCAACCGGCTGTCGTCCATGACGACGTCGCCGACCGGGAAGTGATCGTGTGCCCACAAGTGAAACAGCAGGTATCCGCGGCTGCCCGCATCGGCGCGACGGTCCCAGGCGCGCAGGACGTCCGCGGCCTCAGTAAGGTCTGCGATGCCGGTGCAGGCGTCGAGGAGGTCGTCGAGGACGATGTCGGCCAGGTGGGTCCAGGTGCCCCATTTCAGGTCCAGCAGATCGTGGGGCGAGATCGGTCCGGGGCGATCCAGGGCGGCCCGGGAGAGCGGGGACCGGATGTCGCGGAGTTGGTCGGGAGCGGGCGCGATGCCGTCGGGATGCTGCGCCGGGTCCAGCGGCGGGTCGCAGAACCACCATGGCGTCTCGTTGACGTTCTGGACCCAGCCGCAGTCCGGATTCACGACCCGGGGCAGGCTCTGTGGAGAGTTCAGGTGGGTCCAGAGCTGTCCGGGGTCGTCGCCGGGCAGCCGTCGCCGGGAGTCGTCGAAGGCCCCACCGGGGCGAGCCGGGGTGGCACCGCAGAAGGCGGCACCGATCGACCCGCTCGAATCCGCCGCGAGGATGTTGAACATCGGCAGCGGCCACTGCTCCTGCACGTCGAAGAGCTCCTCGACGGTCTCGGCGAGGGACATCCGCCACCAGCACTCGAGCGCGGTCGTCACCGGCTGGTGCAGCACGCCGGCGACCCGGATGGCGACCGGCGTGCCGTCGGGAGCGTCGATGACCGGGCCGTGCACGCTCCGTCGCTCCGTCACGGCCACCGGGTCGTCGGCGCGGACCGCCACAAGGTGCTCCCGCATCTCGAACGGGACGGGAACGCCGTCGTGCAGATAGTGATCGTCGGAAACCTCGAGCTCGTACACCCACAGCTGCGGGAGCGGATTCACGGTATGGGTCCACCCCACGTGCTCCGTGTACGCGAAGGACTGCCAGGGAAACCCGATCGGTGTCGCACCGTGGCAGTTGCGGTCCGGGGAGAGGGTCCGCGCCTCGAACATCCGGTACGGGGCGATCCACGGGATATGCGGGTTGATCAGCAGCAGCGCCTCACCCTTCGAGGACTTCTCCGCGCTGACAGCCCACGCGCTCGATCCACCGCCCAGGAGACCAGGACCGCCAGCCGCCGGGAAGGCCAGCCCCTGGTCCCAAAAGCGCGCGAACCCGAAGAACAGCGCAAAGGTGTGGGCGATGACATCACGCGGGCCCACCGGTAGCGCCTCGCGACGGTCACCGCCCAGTGAAGGATCCTCGTTGCACGCGTCGTTGACGCCGTCGCAGAATGACTGCAGGCGTGTGCGCGTCCCCGTCTGCTGCTCCTGCCACCAGGTGTCCACGGCGGCGTCGAGACCGAGCTGCGCGTGCTGGAGGTCGCCCTCGAGGAACTCCTCGCCCCACAGGGCGGCAGCACGTCCTCGGGCGATCCCGTAGAGCTCCAGTATCGCGGTGGCATGGGTGAGG
Encoded proteins:
- a CDS encoding penicillin acylase family protein: MDISWDEHGTATITAEDEWEACRGFGYAQALTHATAILELYGIARGRAAALWGEEFLEGDLQHAQLGLDAAVDTWWQEQQTGTRTRLQSFCDGVNDACNEDPSLGGDRREALPVGPRDVIAHTFALFFGFARFWDQGLAFPAAGGPGLLGGGSSAWAVSAEKSSKGEALLLINPHIPWIAPYRMFEARTLSPDRNCHGATPIGFPWQSFAYTEHVGWTHTVNPLPQLWVYELEVSDDHYLHDGVPVPFEMREHLVAVRADDPVAVTERRSVHGPVIDAPDGTPVAIRVAGVLHQPVTTALECWWRMSLAETVEELFDVQEQWPLPMFNILAADSSGSIGAAFCGATPARPGGAFDDSRRRLPGDDPGQLWTHLNSPQSLPRVVNPDCGWVQNVNETPWWFCDPPLDPAQHPDGIAPAPDQLRDIRSPLSRAALDRPGPISPHDLLDLKWGTWTHLADIVLDDLLDACTGIADLTEAADVLRAWDRRADAGSRGYLLFHLWAHDHFPVGDVVMDDSRLTPSLEAGGLPRGLRDPAAAAEALRRAAHRMTELGRPFDAPYGRVARIGTDPDDAPASGGPTYFGLFKCLEILPAEGAWPAIGGDTWICLVQFGPRTPIAEGLLLPGPASEEGAPAHRSPAARYTRDELVPHPPLT